The Streptomyces tendae DNA segment GCGCACCGAGCGGGACGTCCAGGCCGACGGCGAACAGTTCGTCACCGTCGAGAACTCCATGAGCGAGGTGCACACCTCGCAGGGGCGGCTCGAACCGGCGTCCCCGCTGCTGCTCAGCGAGGTCGCGATCCTGTGCCGGCTCGCCCGCCTCACCCTGGACGGCAAGCCGGACATCCCCTGGGAAAACTTCGAGGGCGACTACAACACCATCCGTGACCGTATCTCCCGCGTCGTGCCGGGCTTCCACGAGTTCAACGCACGGGTGGCCCGTCCCGGGGGTTTCCAGCTGCCCAACCCGGTCAACGAGGGGGTCTTCAACAACGCGGTCGGCAAGGCCCTGTTCACCTGCAACGAGCGCGTGGTCCCCCGGGCGCCCGAGGGTCACCTGCTGCTGCAGACGCTGCGCTCGCACGACCAGTGGAACACCGTTCCGTACACGAACAACGACCGCTACCGCGGGATTCACGGCAGCCGTCACGTGGTGCTGGTCAACCCGGCCGACCTGAACGAACTCGGGCTGTCCCAGGGCGACCGCGTCGACCTGGTGAGCATCTGGGGGGACGGCACCGAGCGCCGGGCGGAGAACTTCCAGGTGGTGCCCTATCCGGCCGCGAAGGGCTCGGCCGCGGCCTACTACCCGGAGACGAACGTCCTGGTCCCGCTGGACAGCGTCGCCGACATCAGCAACCAGCCGACGTCGAAGGGCATCGTCGTCCGTCTCGAACCGGTCTCCGGCGGGTCCCGCCCCGCATCCGCCTGACGGGCCTCCCGTTCGCCGGGCGGGTCGCGCCGACGCACGTGCGCGAGCCGCCCGGCGGTGCGCCCGGGCCCGACGAGGACGCTGTCACCGTTCCGGAAGCGGGGTGTACCGCCGACGCACGGCGAGGGCCGCGACGTCGTCGTCGAGAGGTCCGCGCGCGTAGTGGAGCAGGTCCTTGTGCAGCCCGTCCAGCAGTTGGCGGGGCGGCGTCCGGCGGTGCAGACGAGCCCAGTCCGCCAACGGGAAGAACCTTCCGGCGCCGTCGCGGGTCTCCGTCACCCCGTCGGTGCAGAGCAGCATCTGGTCGCCCGGAAGGAAGGGGACGGTGTCCACGTGGTAGTGGTGCCCGAGGAGAGCCGCGAGGTTGAGGGGCGTAGAGGTCAGCGTGGGCTCCAGAACCTGGACCTCCCCTCCCCCACGCAGGAAGACCGGCGGCGGATGCCCGCAGTTCAGGATGTTGACGTGACCGGCGTCGTAGGGAATCTCGGCGAGCAGAGCCGTCGCGAAGTGCTCCGCCTGGTCGTCGGCGGGGACACTGGCGCTGTAGCGGGAGATGGTGGTCTGGAGCCGGCGGACCAGTGCCCTGAGGTCCGGCTGGTCGTAGGCGTTCTCACGGAAGCAGTTGATCACCGCGGAGGCCGCTCCGACGGCGGACAGGCCCTTGCCCCGCACGTCGCCGATGAGCAGACGGATGCCGTACGGCGTGTCCGCGGCCTCGTAGAAGTCGCCGCCGATCCGTGCCTGCTCCTGGGCCGCCAGGTAGATCGACTCGATCTCGATGCTGTGGACCCGGTGCGGCAACGGCCGCAGCAGCACCTGCTGGGCCGCGTCCGCGACGAGCCGGACCTGGAACAGCGTCTCCTCCCGCTGAAGCCGCAGATGGCTCGCGTACGCGGCCGC contains these protein-coding regions:
- a CDS encoding PP2C family protein-serine/threonine phosphatase produces the protein MLLSPVIVTLVITALAASTPREIAFSRLLTAAPALAAALWPVLPTVLLGVFCLLVMISLSFFYPDLGTPYTAAAIGAVTAAAAYASHLRLQREETLFQVRLVADAAQQVLLRPLPHRVHSIEIESIYLAAQEQARIGGDFYEAADTPYGIRLLIGDVRGKGLSAVGAASAVINCFRENAYDQPDLRALVRRLQTTISRYSASVPADDQAEHFATALLAEIPYDAGHVNILNCGHPPPVFLRGGGEVQVLEPTLTSTPLNLAALLGHHYHVDTVPFLPGDQMLLCTDGVTETRDGAGRFFPLADWARLHRRTPPRQLLDGLHKDLLHYARGPLDDDVAALAVRRRYTPLPER